The window CATTATTTCAGTATCACATAttacagtatgattctcagttcctgatttaaattcctgaatgttgaacacctgcatttgggcctgaggccgcagtttatgctttatgcattttggacctgaggtcgcagttatgtatacgtatacttgggcccgaggccgcagttgtgcacacacacacacacacacacatatatatacatattgagcctgaggccgcagtttaatgttcagataaacaggttgttcatcattcagaagagggagtattcacatccttacttccttgttcagttatcagtttatcagctagcagttcagtttcagtttcagtgttgacagttcttttgttcagctattttacataccagtacaattcaaatgtactgacgtcccttttgcccggggcctgcatctcgcgatgcaggtaatgatttacaggttgatgattcagagcgctaggattctcgtaccagctatttggtgatccccagttctttcagggcattatcattgctacagtcttcagtattcacctacagtcagtgttttcagtactcaaatagaggcttcatagactagagtaacagttagacaaagTCACAGGCTTTCATATTAAGTTATGTTGgttacaaatatgtttcagaattgtattagtatttttgcactttgatttatatcatccagactttcggtatatcagcatgtgttagtttatcttccgcatttagtatgttatgataccacatgttgattcagctagccagttggttcgctcggtcacatgtagtcaggcaccgagtgtcgtattacgtccaggcccaggttcggggcgtgacatgtgTTATGAGGTCAAATCCTCGTTTTTTGAATCTTATAACTCTGTCCAGGtgcttcttcgcgaacgcagaaggagcctcgcgttcgtgaagcacaaacttGACTGCTAGAAAAACTCTCTTTCGCGAACACGATGCCTTGCATagtttggcctacgcgaacgtgtTCACTTggccgcgaacgcgatgccttaggGCCTGATGCCCAAGCCTGCTTCACCCTTTACGCGAACGCGGGTTccctgtcgcgatcgcgatgcacatcAACTATCGCCCGTGGAGCCCACATCTTAGAActcgacaaaaattacaaaatccaaaagcccatttAATCacagtctaaccataccaattttaccaaatgcAGACCTCAacttgaccctcaaatcttcaaattaagtccaaaaatgatttgttaacctcccgaaactcacccgagtaccccaggacctcaaccaaacataccatcaagtcccaaaatatcatacgaacttagtcgaatcctctcaaatcacctcaaacaacatcaaaatacgaAGTtcacacagattcaagcctaatgaactttgaaatttccaaattctacaaacgacgccgaaacctatcaaatcacgtccgattgacctcaaattttacacacaagtgacaaatgacaccacgaacctactccaacttccggaaatctaatccgaccccgatatcaaaaagtccactcccggtcaaacattccaaaattctaacttttaccatttcaagcctaattctactacggaacTCCAAATCAcgatccggacatgctcctaagtccaaaatcacctaacggagctaacggaaccatcaaaatttaaatccgagatcgtttacacataagtcaacatccgatcatgttttccaacttaagcttttaattaagagactaagtgtctcaattcactcggaaatcactccggacccgaaccaactaacccgttAGTCATAATATAGCCGTAGAACACAAAGAAGCAGGAAATGGGGGAACGaagctacaactctcgaaacgaccggccggatcgttacactgTCCATTTATTTATTCAGCATATTTTAATCCGTCTAAATTCAACCAACATTTTGCGAAAGCAAATGAATTCAACCAAAACTTGCTGTTTGATACCTCTAATGATGGTAGGATCATTGGCTATGTTTGTTTCACGAGCAGTGGGAAGATCGCGAATTTAATTAACTCTACATCTTGCGAAAGCAAATGCATGCTGCAGTAAAAAGAGATAAATTTAACATCGCAAATTAGTGTATAACAACGTTCCATACATAATATTCCTTGAGAACTAGATAGTACGTCATTTTCTGATCTTGTTATCTGTAATATGATTATACTAGATAAATACGAAATCTTATCTGATGCAGTCACTCACACCGTACCGTCTATCATAAATTCATTTTTAGTGTTAAAATGCTCCAAGGACCATTAGTGAAAGTAACAACCTCCAACGTTTACAAAGGTGTCACCATCAATGCCAAAATCATACGGAGAATGACTAGAATTAttttagaaatcacttactaattaaatactaaaaataccACTAGCTAAATGTCTTCATGTCATGGAACTAAGCCACTTGTCTATAATATATGCCACAAACAAAATAAGCAAATAGGTTTAGCTATATATAGCCACTGATCCCTTGAAAATAAGTACAACAAGCAAGTTATAACACAAGAAAATGAGGTCATGCAACATTTTTATCTTTATACTAGGCCTTGCTACTTATATAACGCTCATTTCATTTAAACAACCAGATGACTACTTTGGAAATATTTACAACGTTCACATTGTCAATGGCTTCAACAATAATTCATCCCTACCATTAGTCGTTTGGTGCATCTCCGGTGACAGTGCTGATATAAGCGGTCGCGCCTTACAAGAACGCGACGATTTTAGTTGGAGTGTGAAGACGAATTTTTGGAAGAATGCACAGTTCTTATGCACAATGAAAATGAACAGACAAAGGAGGGCTTTTCAAGCCTTTCAGAGAAGCCGAGACGCCCAAAGATGCAGGCCTACAAAAGAGTGCTTTTGGTTGGTGAAAGAAGATGGATTCTATTTTAGTAACGATGAAATTTATTGGAGCAAAAGTTTTCTagatgttttcttttcttgtcATCCTTTGAGGAATGTTAGAGATGTCTCTTTCTTGTTAGAGTGTATGTTATACATGTTTAACTAAaaaatatgttgttagtttgtatgagtctaCCAAACAATaaagtacctggtcctctatgaggttGTACTAAGAATGTTAATAAAACGGGTAAGTAAATAAGACACAGGATTTTTACGCACATAAAattcccaactcaaggggacaaaaaacaagacctacacttgtaggctttcaacttaactaacttgtaaatacctattacaagccactttgtaatgacttcattacaaagaattcaactcaagtaacttgtgatactcttaccacaagccactttgtcactctctagttacaaagactttaacttatgactaaacctagtcacaacataaactcagagaGTTTACGGATTTTACAAGAGGGTTCCTAATCtaacgcttctagctaagcaatGTAGGAGACACAATAAGAACAATCAAAAAGATagaactcaactaaggacaataaaatactaactttaggaactggtctatagtagcgtttaactttgttcttcaagctcgtgAGAATTAATTTCTCTGTATTGCAAAATGGCTTGAATAAGAAACTGAAGTGTTCAAGTAATGTTTTGATATAAACTCATTGTTGATATaccttgatgacatcacttgaaatgatgtaagaACTTTAGTTGGTCAAGGAATGAGTGGCAACTGGAAACAGTGCAGTGCAGGCAGAAGCAGTGCAGGCAGTCACGTCACTTCCAATTGTGTCCAATTGACTTCGTACTGCTATGAAggaaccacaagggtatcaggtTCTTGTTTGGTTTTCTATATCCTGAAGCTATAGCAATTCACATTTAGCTGGACTCCGTTAACTTGCAGTGTAgaccaagtgtgtcaggttccctTTCTGGTCTTTATCAGTAAGTTTGTTAGGTCATCAAAACATTAGACAAAGACATCGAAAACCTATCATGTgtatttcggtcaaagcctatttttagaagtactagggctactgataatcaagaaattcaatattCTCTCCGTGATAAGAAATGAAATTAGAATATGAAGTAGCAAAGTAATCAatagaaagcaaaaaaaaaaggtaattatattccaataataattagaACGTGTCTTTACAAGTAAAATCCCCTTCCCTTATATAGGAATCTATAAGTACAACGTTTCTTCCCTTTTATGACTGAATCACTACGAACATTAATAATATTAATGAGACGTTATAATTGACAATCGTAACTGTCATGAAGATTATGTATTGTCTATAATCATTCATGCACATTAATTGATGATTCATGAATCTTTCCTCTTTATTTTCTTGATTCATTCTGTCGGTGTCTCTTCATATTAGAAAAAATGATATTTCTTGGACTTGAGCAAAGTTTGTcggtaaaataaaatatatatttttcaaaataaattaaaatttaaccataccgaccaaagttggtcggtaaagttGAAATCTGGGTAATCCTTGTtcaataaccgaccaacttttgttggtaatttttaattttacatttttttaaacataagcgaccaaggttggtcgctaatcaacagatttttttttaattaggaaccgaccaactttggtcggttttcagGGTTTTAATTTTTGTATAAAATGCCTGTTTCGGTAGCAACACCACCTGCTAGCATACAAAAAtctcacaataacaacaacaacaacaaggatccttcctaggtgttatcCTTACAGGAgaaacccgctctgataccaattattagTTTGAGGTTGTACCGAACAGTAAAGTACCTAGTCCTCTATGAGGTTGTGCCGAGAATGCTAATAATACAGTAATTAAATAAAATACGGGATTTTGACGTGGataaatcccaactcaaggggacaaaaccacgacctacacctgtaggctttcaacttcactaacttgtaaacacatATTACAAGCTACTTCTTAATGACTCCACTACAAagaattcaactcaactaacttgtgatactcttaccacaagccactttatcACTCTCTAGTTATAatgactttaacttatgactaaacctagtcacaacataaactcagagaGTTTATGGATTTTACAAGAGAGTTCCTAATcaacgcttctagctaagcaatttaggagacacaataaaaacaatcactaagttaaaactcaactaaggacaataAATACTAACTTTAGGAACTGGTCTGTAGTAGCGtaaactttgttcttcaagctcgtgAGAATTAATTTCTCAGTATTGCAAAATGGCTTGAATAAGAAGTTGAAGTGGtcaagtgatgttttgatatAATCTCATTGTTGATACACCTTtatgacatcacttgaaatgatgtaagcactttagttggtcaaggaATGAGTGGCCACTGGAAACAATGCAGTGCAGGCAGAAACAGTGCAGTCATTCACGTCAGTTCTAGCTGTGTCCAATAGACTTCGTACTGCTATGAGGCAACCACAATGGTATCAGGTCATTGTTTAGTTTTCTATCTCCTGAAGCTATAGCAGTTCACATTTAGCTGGACTCCGTTAACTTGTGGTGTATCCCAAATGTGTCAGGTTCCTTGTCTGGTCCTTgttagtaagtttgttagatcatcgaAACATAAGACAAAGACGTtgaaaacctatcaatttccccctttttgatgatgataaactTACATATTGACAACGTGTATTTAGAGAAGGAGAACAAGATAAAGTAACAGGAGATCACAAGATCCCCCTGACTTTATGCCTTCCTTCTTTTCTTTGaaacttatttatttattcttcctcttggaatcattaaaaaGACACAAGCAGTAAAAcaacataaagaagtctagcGGAGCTAACTCATGACACATATGTGCACATAACACGATAGAGAAGAGAATTTAAAATTCAAGCAATGAGATAATAAAAGAGGATATATTTATATTCCTTTGCTTAAAAAGCAAAGGCAACATTGGACTATTAAAACGGGAGCATTACTGTTTCATCCCAACCAcatcagaaaaagaaaacaaaacattttccaaaaaaaaCTTAAAGGAACATTCCAGAAACTGGTCACTGAATGGGtacttagggggcactaggagtagAGGGCTTGGAGGCTGCAGCAAGTGTTTGGAGAACTAGGTCTATTCAGGCATTGGCCgacttttgctcattgagcagttctACTTCCAGGTTCTGTACTTGCACCTTGATATCAACATTCTCTTTTGTCAAATGAGCTACTTTATCATTTGACGCCGGAACCCCTTGGGCTTGCTGACCTTCTAGGATAGCATTCCTAGCCTTCAACCGACGAATCTCCTCAAGTTGCACTATTCTGAGCATTAATGAGCTATGAGACGGTTGATGTACTTCCTATCCCCCCCATTCTTTTCTATGCACTGAACTCGCATTCTTCCAACGTTGTCTGTGAGAAATTCTACTTCTTAGTTCCTACTTTGTATTGCCCTAGTGGCACCTCGAAGAACTTAAACACTCGCATAAGCAGAAACCCGTAAGAAAGaccatgattaccatccttgaaGGTTGCTTCTTTTTGCATGTGTTCAATCATAATAGCAGGCATGCTTACAGGAGTAAAGCTATCCAGTTGCTCCATAAAAAATAGGTCAGACTTAGAAGTCATGGACCTCCTCTCAGCACGAGGCAATAAAACTTTGTTTACCAATTCGAAAAGCAGTTGATAAACAGGGAGTAATGTATTCTTGTGGATCTGGTCCTCTTTTGGTTCACATTGTCCTTCACCACGGCTTTTCAGAAATTATATTGACACACATCCTTCACACTAGACATACCAACTGTAGGAACTTTAAGGATTTCCCTAAGCAACTTTACATAGAACACGATATCTACTCCATTCACCAAAGCACAAATGTGATCGGTCTCAGCGGGAAAGAGGCTAGCAAAGAAGCTTTGAACCTCATCCTCATACACCTTAGGTGCATCTATTTGGAATAGATGCCCCCATCGTTGAAACTCAACCATTTCAAGAACTTATCGCATACCAGCCACCCCAGAGATTGCTGGGTCAAACATACAATCCAACAGAACTTTTTGGTGCCTTAGGTGTTTTGAAACGGAACTGCCTTCACTCCTCAGTCTTTTCACAGAACCAGGTTCCTGAATAGTTTCATACTTGCATTTGCCGGACTTTCAATCACTTGATTTCTCTTTTCCCTTAGACTTGATTAACACATCCTCATCAGACATCAAGGACTCACTCACAACATCTTTCAACTTGGAACTGGGGGTTGAAACTCTCTCTATTGAAgcaggcttcttcttcttctgggaCCATCTCACCAATGAACCAGGTTCCTCTGGTGTTTCCTCTTCCACTTCTACCACATGGACTGCTTGATCACAAATGGGCACATTATCTTTCACTAACCTCCTACTTTGCTTCTTCTACTTTTTCTGCTCTTTTGAAGGGCAGAGTCGTAGGCCGCCTTAGCTTGCAACCTTGTAGTAGGTCGCTTGGTGGAAGACTCAGGAGTGGAAACCACCCTTAGCTTAATTATGAACGCATCAAGAGACAGGCTGTCTAAATCCTCATCATCATTGGACCTTATCTCAGGAGCTTGAATGTCTAGAGGCGCAATAGCAAATGCAGGAGTAGAACTGTTCTGGGAATGAGAACCCTGACCTGGGTCCTCTAGAGATGGATCAGGTGCCTCATGTGAAGGCTTAGTAGTTTCTGCTAGTGCAATGTCCTCAACAGTCACTATGGTTCCTTCTTCCCCCATACCatgtacctcatttttctgagTAATTATCTCATGAAGGACACCGTCGGCAGATACAAAAAGATAGTTACAACATTTCTTCCTTAATCAGCACCACTGCCACCACGGAATCTGCAATAACAATGGTGGAACCCTATGCAACCTCATGGCTTTAACCTTGTTCTCTACTTCTTCTTTGATTAATGAGAACATTAGAAGATATAAAGGACGGATCAATAATTTTAGGGGTTTCTGAAATGGAGAGAGAGAAGGAATTTGGGTGAGAAGTGATTTCAGCGGGGATAGTAGGAGTGGTTATAAAAGACTTAGAGGGGACGGAAGAATCCATAGGATTTTCAGTACCAGGGATATCAGAGTTTGTATTAGCTATTGAAAAGATGGAGTGAAGGTACTCTAGGATGTTCTAATGGAATACTTATGGTTTGTGGAGAAAAAAAGAGGGTTTTATTAAGGATggataattatgaagagagagATATGGACCGGTTCTGAAACGGAGGTTGTGCATGGAGAAGTACAATGTTTCAGAGGAAATGGAACATTTTGAAGTAAAGAAACGTGATGGAAGAATCTGAAAAGGTAGATGACATGTCAGTtgtattttgtacctttttaagacgtgtattaaaGAATGCACAGAACTACTCACCTTTAGcacaagaaccaggttcttgacctgTTATTTGAAAGTATCAATCCTCTTTTATCGTCCATGTACTGCATTTACAACTTCTATactcatcatgcgtgtttacctgcaatggtataaagtgagttagacttggccagaaaacacttttatCTTAGTTTTACCTGAAGGTGATTTTCATAGCCAAATAATGAGGAATCAGGTCCTCAATTGGGCTTTAGCATCCCCAGCGtcactttatttctttcaaaatgttccctacttaatgatttggtgaagatatctgcaatttggTCTTCTGAGCTATATAATTTCATACAGATCAACCATTTCTCCATATTGTCCCTCAGAAAGTGATGCTTCACATCAATATGCTTGGTCATTttgtgttgaactggattcttggccatgttgagtgcactggtgttgtcacataGAAGGGGCACACTCTTAGTAAGTACCCCAAAATCTTCTAGTTGTTGCTTAATCCATAGAAGTTGAGCACAGCAGGACGCTGCAGGTACATATTCTACTTCAGCTAttgaaagagccactgaattttgcttccttgttaCCCAGGAGATGAGACATGATCCTAGAAAGTGAGCCATTCCATAAGTGTTTTTCCTATCCAGaagataacctgcatagtctGTATTAGCATATCTAATGAGATTAAAACTGTCGCATGAGGGATAATAAATAACCAAGTCCTGTATTCCTTTAAGAGATCTCATAATTCTTTTGGCAGCCTTTAAATGAGATTCCTTAGGATTTGATTGAAACCATGTACATAGCCCCACACTGAAGACAACATCAGGTCTGCTGGCAGTGAGATAAATAAGAGACCCAATGATTcctctatacatggtttgattCATAGGAGTTCTAGTTTAATCTATGTCCAGTCGAGTGGCCATCGCAATGGGAGTATCTatcacttttgatgcttccatgtcaaaccaCTTCAAGAGCTccctgatgtatttttgctgacaaaTGAATATACACTTTGAGGACTAttttacttgaagacccaagaagcAGTTCAgctcccccatcatgctcatttcaaacttatttcccatgagttttgcaaatttttCACACAGAGACTCAACTGTTGCCCCAAAAATTATATCATCGACatagacctgaacaatgagcGGGTTCCTCCCCTATTTCTTTAGGAAAaaggtgttgtcaatttttcctcttttaaaACCATTTTCCAAGAGGAACTTTGACAACTTTTCATACCAAGGTCGAGGAGACTGCTTCAACCCATACAATTCTTTGTCTAGTTTAAATACATAATCagggtgttcatgacattcaaaccctggaggttgcttcacatagacttcttccttaagaagtccattcaaaaaagcacttttgacatccatttggaacaaggtgaattccatatgagatgcaatagctattagaattctaatagcttccatgcgagcGACGGGAGCAAACGTTTCATCATAATCAATCCCTCCTCCTGATTGTATCCTTGATCCATTAGCCTGGCTTTGTTCCTTATGGTATttccatgttcatcaagcttgttcctgaatacccacctggttcctataatggttcgatATGAGGGTCTAGGTACTAGGTGCCAGACATTGTTCCTTTCAAACTGATGTAATtcatcttgcatggctgtaatccaatctgcatctttcaaggcttccttgatattcttgggttctatttgggagagaaaggttgagAAGGCAAGTGATTTTCTGGCTTTTGACCTAGTTTGTACTTCGGAATCTAGAGGGGTAATTATGTTTTCAAGAAAATGAGAGCTTTTGTGTCTCCAGTTAGATGTCTGAGGTTTATTTATAGAGAATGTTGGTACATTTGACTAATTTTCCAGTATTCTTCTCTCAAGTGCTAGTGGAGTGCCCTGAACTGtgtcaaccactctttcttcagctttagTGGTTGTAATTGAAGTAATTGGTTCCATTGAAGATGAGGTAGTATTGTCTTCACTCAGCTCTTTTACTTAGGTCGTCATATTTTCctttccatttgtcatgtcaatgacttcaccagaaactagtaagggttctccatcttgatcttcttcagcacTCTTCTCAAAGGATGGATAAGACTCATAAAAAATAACATgaacactttcctcaacacattgagtctgCTTGTTGTATATCTTGTACATTTTGCTTTGAGAAGAGCATCCTAGAAATATTCTTTTatcactcttggcatcaaatttaccaagctgatcctttccattattgagaacataacatttgcacctaaatgttcttaggtgagtcagcttGGGTTTCCTTCCATTCAGCAACTCATATGGGGTTTTGTTCAAGAGTGATCtaatcatgcacctgttcactaagtagcaggcagtgttgaccgCTTTAGCCCTGAAGTTCTTTGTAATTCTACTGTCGATTAGCACTATTCGTGCCATCTCTTTAAgagttttgttctttctttctactactccattttTCTGGGGAGTTCTAGGAGatgagaagttgtgagtgatgccatttCCATTGTggaactcatcaaatttggcattttcaaattctgttccatgatctgatctaatgcatgCGACTCgagactccatcttcacctggattttcttcacaaaggccacAAACACCTCAAAGGTTTCTTCTTTAGTTATAAAAAAtagagtccatgtgaatctggagtagtccTCCACTATCAAAAAGATGCATCTTTTTCCTCCGTTGCTTTGCACGCTCATAAGACCACATAGGTCCATATGCAAAATCTTGAGTGGCTTTGAGGTGTTCACATTCCTTTTTGACATAAAAGAGGActtcacatgttttcctctagcacaGACATCAAAACTTTTTGCACCTTGAACTTTGACATGCGCAGACCAAGGACtaggtccttctgaattagtttgttcagaagagaaaagctTGTGTGCCCCAATCTTCTATGCCacagttcagcatcatcatcaacagcttTCAGACAACTCAAATCACCACTTTGTAAGGACTTGAAATCaacaacatagatgttcttgtatctcttggccacaagtaccaCTTCACTAGTTACCAGATCAGTAACTGGacatatcttggacaagaattccaccatgtttcctttatcacagatttgagagacactcaagagactgtacataaggccattgacatagtacacattttcaatagaatatgtgagtgacttcccaacttttccaactacaagaatgtacccctttttcccattgccaaaggatacactccctccttgcagggttTTTAGTGAAAGAAGTCTTtggtgttcccagtcatgtgctttgaacacCCACTATCCCTAAACCATTATTGACCGTTTCCTTTAACTATTTCCTACACAAGAAGATCAAGAGTTTgttttaggaacccaagcaagtttgggt of the Nicotiana tabacum cultivar K326 chromosome 7, ASM71507v2, whole genome shotgun sequence genome contains:
- the LOC142162041 gene encoding secreted RxLR effector protein 161-like gives rise to the protein MYRGIIGSLIYLTASRPDVVFSVGLCTWFQSNPKESHLKAAKRIMRSLKGIQDLVIYYPSCDSFNLIRYANTDYAGYLLDRKNTYGMAHFLGSCLISWVTRKQNSVALSIAEVEYVPAASCCAQLLWIKQQLEDFGVNTHDEYRSCKCSTWTIKED